The window TCAACACATTTGCTCCACCAACAAGACAAATTTCAATGTTCTGTTTTGATGAACCCAGTTTGCTCAATTCACTCAATAAATTTGTGATGGCGTTTTCGGCATATTTGTTTTCATCTTCTTTGTTGTCTTTTGGCGATTTACCGGGTAACATTACATGAGCCATTCCACCAATTTTTGTA of the Lentimicrobium sp. L6 genome contains:
- a CDS encoding chemotaxis protein CheD, translating into MEKLVATGCLATGSGDGFIRSTPLGSCVAVVAYDISTKIGGMAHVMLPGKSPKDNKEDENKYAENAITNLLSELSKLGSSKQNIEICLVGGANVL